The following DNA comes from Seriola aureovittata isolate HTS-2021-v1 ecotype China chromosome 15, ASM2101889v1, whole genome shotgun sequence.
TCAACTATTTTCTAAATACAGGTTTTTTAGTAGTTTGATTGTAgagaacacttttttttaatgaaagaaaaaagtcaatttGGAGACGGGAATTTCATCACATCCCACAATTTTGCATCGCCATAAATATTGCGGTCATTGTTGTTACTGTCAGtggatttcatttcaattttaaatgtgaaggaggggagggtggaggACAGGTTACCATGTCAACACGCAAGCACGACGTTCACAGGAGCAGGGGCAACAACCGGAGGAGCTTGCCTGCGTGGATTACATTCCATATGCTTTATAAGGGACAGTGTATGTAATCTGTGCTGGGGTGGGGATGGACAAAGTCACAGGGCAactcattgttttattgtttataatgAAGAACAGTGTTTTAGAATGTTTGTAAGCTTTGTTCCTATATGTTAACTCTTGTACTCATGCAGTTTTCTTAACGAATCTGATCAATAAACCTAAAATTCCTAGTACTGGAGCTCTCCTTATCAGAACTGCATCGCGTGTGTTGGTTGTGTCTCTGTTCTGTGATAGCATCGCAATAAATTTGTATAGCTGCTGTGAAAAGGGTTTTCAATCTTTCTATATGCAGTGTGTAATGGTACATTGTAAGGATGGTAAAATGGAATTTGTTTTCTTAGTAAAGCTAATCAGGTGTGTAACCATATAAAAAACACTGTTGAGACTGGTTTCTTAAAGGCCAACAGTCAAACTGTACATTTATTTGAGATGTCAAATGCATACCAGCAGTAGCAATATTCATGTGGGTTTTAGGTATCTGTATCAAGTACAAgtgtgcagtttatttttatctgtttatagATGTACCTGTGTAATGATTGTTATCAACAAACCAATAAAACTCAGTTGGTAGTTGTTATGCTGTTTCATTCTGAAAAGTCACTTAATTGGGTTACAGATACAAGACTAGAAACATTACATTATGAGTAAAAGGTAAGGTGTAGTTCATCTTTAGAATGGATAAGATGAAATTTAACTAATGAGACTTTattaagaggaaaaaatattCTGCTAGAAAGAATACACTGCAGGATTCAGTATTCATAGTAATATTAGTAAGACTTTCTCCAAGAGAAAATTCATgttaaaccaaacaaaacagataaagacctatttaaattaaaaaaagaaaaaagttgcaCCTAAGAGctacatataaaatattcattacaaTTCATTAGACAATAGGTCAACTGTGCATAATAAATGCAGTGGTGCAATTCTTGCAACCATGTATACAATGTATATAGTCCTAAGTATCTATAAATATGAactataaatattattatatattagtAATAAGCCACTGAACGATCAGTTCATTTAGGGTACAACTGTACAAAGATCAAAGTCACAGGCTGAACACACTCTGGAGGTTGTTGTGACTTGTTGGCTGATCAATATAATTTGggttaaacttttatttaaaaaaattgcaGTTTGGTGCAGATATTAAAAGAAATGTCCCAGTTGATGACAAGTTCAAAGACAGGTCAGATTCATTCTTTAACTGGTCAGGTCTATGgtttaacacaaaaacattttataggaAGCATTAAAGCATTTTAACCACCCATGTTAAAGAATATTAAGATTCATGTGTTCTCAGTCACCTGTAAAGCCAGTCTCAAAATGATGGTTATAGGAGCTGTGTCCATTGCAACCAGATGACCGACcagtttcagcaccatggacagttTCACACTGAACCGACGTTCATCTGCCGCTGTTTTCTCTGTATCGTCTTTTACCTTTGCTCACATCATGATGCATTTAAACCCGTTTCCATAAAATTGTATGAAGCTTCTTTGTTAGTAAACAAACCGATAACGTCTTACGTCCTTACGTATCTTCCATGCACTTCCGGTTCCACGTTCTCTTCCGCGCTGCTTTCACAACATGAGTTGTGATCGGTCCGGggaaaaagcaaagagaaatgTACGTGAAACGTTCACCTGAGAACCTTTGGCATTTACCAACGAAGCTGTCAAATGATTTACTGGAGTccacactgcaaacacacccCTGTCTAGTTTATGTTTCCTATCACCGTGTATACCGCTGGCTTACACGTTAAATCTCCAGTTGTCTTTACAGCGAATGGAGAAATGCATGACCGGTGATTTCCGGTTATTGAAGTGTGCACCCATCGAGAGGGGTCTGTTTGCACGCATCATTCTGTGAGCCGGTAAAATTACAGGTTTGCAACTCAAATTGGAAATCAAGACGCCCCAGTCAACTGCATATTTCTCCTTATGAAGGTCTACATGTTATTATGATGTTTGCAGTGGTGTAAAGTCTCCAACTCAAATACATTTATTCCACAGCTAAAGTTACTGGTTACTATTCAGatgtagataaataaaataaaaatatgggTATAAAATAAAGGGACAAAAGAAATAATATGACATAATCATCTTGTTCAATACATTGTGATAGAATAAATCAGTAGTTCACTCCACCACCTAGTGAAGTTTAAATAGAATGGCATCCAAACTTTTACACAGGCAGCAGTTACTATTTCTTGAGTTGCTTGAGAGTATTACTGTATGATggacttgaaaaaaaaagtcctttcACCATGTGGGTTATATAGACACGGACATGGTCCTCCCAGCTTGTGGAAGGCTTTAAGTCTTTTTGTCCATGACAGACGAATCTCACAGTAAGGGTGTACGTGCTAAATTGAATTACTGacagtttaaatataaaatcaccAAAGTACACTTCACATTTATTAGGTTTCCTTAATCTTTCAAGTCCATGGTACAATTCCTGTAAGATAGAAATTTGCCAATGTGGCACTGAGTGTAGATCCCTTATTAATAGAGTTGACACGACTCGCAGATTTTAGAGATGAGAAAGGTAACAATATATAATCCAGGGTTGTAACTGTTGTACACAACTACAATGGCAGTGATTAAACACCTGTAGTAAAGGTTTGATTTATATAGACccttaaaaacacatcagatcACAAAAGCTGACATGGTCTCAGATTACTGCATCATAGTGTATCTGTATCATTTATCACAGAACTGTgtataaaaataacatgttcTCCAGTTACTTCATTTcagtgaaataatgaaactatTACAATTTTACAAATACTTGAGGTATCAGTAAAATGATCGATGACCATGATACATGCTACAACATTTGTGCAAATACCTAGACAAATAATAGTCTATAAATTACAGAACCGTCAGTAAACATTCAATATGTTAAATATAACCGACCTCCATTGAAGGCAGGGAGGGTATGCAGTGAGCAACTAGTTTCATCTCAACAAAATCCACCCAAACCTTTACAGACTTTCACGCCTCTTTAGCACACAGCTGTCATAAAGCAACTTTTAAATTTCCCtatatgaaaactgtttttttagGATCAAGAGGAAGCACTAAAATGTGATCGTGTGATGAACAATTGCGATCTACTGTACTTACTGTACTGTTGAGTATGAAACAAAAGCGAGTAAGTGTGAGACAAAAAGACCTGATTGTGAATTTAAAGTGATTTAACAACCTACACCCGCCCTGAGCATCTACATCAAGTCAGGACATAATGTCAgattagtttttgtttgaccGTGGTTTAGTTTGGTCTAATTGGATCTGTATTAATGTGCAGTCTTCTGCACACAGAGGACTCAACAGTGCAAAAACACAGTCTGTCCAGTCACATAAGAGGACATTGACAGTTGGCTCATTTCAGGCAGGTGCATTAGTCCATTTTCTCTGCGCTTCGTCCCATTCTGGTTCGCATGTTGCGTACAAGGAAGAACCCGATGGTTGCGATGGCCATTACCACCTCGGCTACCCAGAAAGCCATGTCCCAGCTGTGTCGTTTGGCAACAGTGCTGAAGGGAAGCCCCGCCATGAAAGCCCCCACTGTAACAGAGAAAGATGGATTACAGGCAATGCTGCAATATCATATTGAAGGTACCATGTAAACTTTAGAACAAAAAGTAGTGCTATGGGAGAATGTTTTCACAAGTGGGCCctctgttgtttgtattgtgcatacacacacatggatgttttatgaggaaggaaatgcattcagcGTGTTTTGTTAGTcctcaaggacacacacactgtttttgtgAGAACCATTCAATGTAAAAGTAACTAATGTTTGTTTACCACAAacacagggtacctttaagtAATACTGATGCTTAGTTTGTCACGTGCACCTGCAGCTTACCATTAGCCATCAGGGCTACAACAGCATGAGAGGTTCCACAGAAATTTGAAGGAGCACTTTCACTGGCTATCACGCCAAACAAGGCAATTGGTCCATAAGAAGAAAATCCAAACATAGCACCAAGGAAGAGGATCCAGATCTgtaaaggacaaaaacaaaatgtgaaccACTGTGTTGGTGAAAGATTTCTCCATTAACCCCTGAATTTAAGAAGTTTTGAGCATACCTCTTTTTCTGACACACCAATGAGGACGGACACAGGATGAATGACTTGGACCCAAAGAGGAGCCTCCTGAACCAAAGAAAAACTCTTGTAGTCAtgtaaatttcacatttttcacacagcGATTTTTAGGTAATACAACAGAGAATTACCTTTGGGATTTCCGGCGTGATTGTGACTCTGAAGAGGTACATGGACACGTACATACCAGCCATCATGAAAATGAGCAGGCCGTGACGAGGGTTGCCGTGGGTGCCCAAGCCTTGCTGGAGAAAGTCAAAGGGGGGGAAGTTTATAACACTGTCATTTAATCGACGATCAAGTTTTTGTCTAATTAACTTGCGTCTGTTACTCACCCGAGCTACTGCTCTGTCTGAGATGAAGCCTGCTGCCAGGCTGCCCACAAAACCTCCCACCTCCAAGGCACTCATGTAGGTGCTACCTGTTAGCAACACAGCTGAGGTCACTACCTTTAACCAGTCACATTACGCAGCTGCAACCAGAAATATTCAACCCCTCAAGTTAAAAAGGTATTATGATGACGTGTAGAGAATTAAATAGAGTATTTATTGATACATACAAGAAGTTTTGAGAACATAAGCTGACATAATTTTgagtttaaatgaaaaacatttagttttCTAGACAAATGTCCACGTGCACTATTATTCAACCCCCAAACTCAGTGCTTGGTGGAGCATTGCCTTCATAACCTCTTCATAACCTCTTCAACCTCTTCCTGAAACAATTTCAGGAAGTGCTGACAAGTTTCTGTTGCCTTCTGGTGAATACTTCCCGTTGCAACTGTATGAAAAACCAATGAGAAGCAAAGGACAATTAAACACGTACCCATAAGAGCAGTTTGGCCTTTCTCCTGCATGAGGAACAGCTGTCCCCAGTCAGTGGCAGCCGTCTTCACCCCGAACACCACCAAGTAGCCCAGAGACAGCACCcacaggaaaggagagaggaggaattcACTCAGCGTGCTCTCACTGTTGCCTGGTGAGGGGAGCACAGACACGAGTGGTACGTTCAAGAGTCACATTAAAAAGAGATCATTGTTGAATACATTCAGGATATAGTAAGTGCAGAATTACATAGACTAACACAACTATGTTAGTCACATGTTCTACACAGTATACCAGTCACATGGTGATATGTTGGTGATATTAGTATCTGACTGATTATACTACATCAGTTCTCAAATATCCAAACACAAAGAGTCGCACACATCTTTTAAAAACTCCCGAAACATCTTGTAATTTGCAGCCATCCACACCGCCACGATCTGATGACAAAGAGCAGAGATCTGAGGAGAATTCTCCAAAAGCATCACCACACAGCTGCAGTCCTAAGTCCTGTTAGAAGAACAGAGTCTTCAGAGTTTTAGCAATCCCTGAAAACTGTCTGGGATGTAATCATGATGAGAAAGGCTGTAGCTAGAAGCAGAGTTTGTTGTTGGTTATTGAAATTGTTCCACTTGTTACATGTACTAACAAGGAAATGATTATGTGACCCTGTCTACCCTATAAAAAAAGATGGTATCCTAAAGTCTTGTGACATTGCTGCGGAAAGAATTACTAATAGATAGTAAATATCTGTTCATGGATGTGAAGAATAAGAAGACATTCGAAGAATTAATACAATGGTGGTGGTATGTAGTTGCAATATGCTGTATATATTGCAACTACATATTGAACAGTATTTTTCTTGGGGCACGCcagatttgacatttttagcaatgatatttttaaataatagaGATTCAGGAGAAAACAGAATATTACTGAGAAATTGAGATTTTGATTCACTGCTCCGCCTGTGTGTAGGACGTGTGtggacatgtttgttgttgggATCCGAATCATTATCAATGACCTGCTCTCCTTGATGTGGATAATTACTTCATGCATGGTGGTAACAGATTTTGGGTTATAGTCGTGACTGTGTAGGTAGTCATAATCTTCCTCACTGAGGTGGTTAAGCagtgatgatggaggaggaagatctCCAATGGAGGAGATCTAGTCTGAAGATGTTGGTAAGATCTGAATATTGGTGTCTGATGTGCAGCTGATGTATAACATTACATTGATAGCTTTAAGATTTAACCAAGCCTGA
Coding sequences within:
- the slc37a4b gene encoding glucose-6-phosphate exchanger SLC37A4b — protein: MGATGYGYYRVVIFICMFIGYSLYFFNRKTFSFVMPSVMEEIELDKDDLGLITSSQTMAYAISKFISGVLSDQISARWLFSIGLFLVGGINVVFSWTSTVSMFSLLWFINGLGQGCGWPPCGKVLRKWYEPSQFGTWWSVLSCSMNLAGSLGPILVTVLLQYYDWRAILTMSGIFCAAFSFVCLVFVKNEPKDVGLPSIQPAAKKGAKGGNSESTLSEFLLSPFLWVLSLGYLVVFGVKTAATDWGQLFLMQEKGQTALMGSTYMSALEVGGFVGSLAAGFISDRAVARQGLGTHGNPRHGLLIFMMAGMYVSMYLFRVTITPEIPKEAPLWVQVIHPVSVLIGVSEKEIWILFLGAMFGFSSYGPIALFGVIASESAPSNFCGTSHAVVALMANVGAFMAGLPFSTVAKRHSWDMAFWVAEVVMAIATIGFFLVRNMRTRMGRSAEKMD